One window of the Archangium primigenium genome contains the following:
- a CDS encoding ExbD/TolR family protein has protein sequence MAFDLGGGKGGVRPAMNVTPLVDVVLVLLIIFMVVTPLMTQQMWQDVPGKADDTAVTPPPPGALPPVVLTLTRAGVTQINREDVPREQVVARLRRMLNARPDKIVFFDAENDVPYGSAMDVLDLARGGGITVAVVPDAVASPAAP, from the coding sequence ATGGCTTTCGATCTCGGTGGTGGCAAGGGGGGCGTGCGGCCGGCGATGAACGTGACGCCGCTCGTGGACGTGGTGCTGGTGTTGCTCATCATCTTCATGGTCGTCACCCCACTGATGACCCAACAGATGTGGCAGGACGTGCCGGGCAAGGCGGACGACACGGCCGTGACGCCGCCGCCCCCCGGAGCCCTGCCCCCGGTGGTGCTCACGCTCACTCGGGCCGGAGTGACGCAGATCAACCGCGAGGACGTGCCTCGCGAGCAGGTGGTGGCGCGGCTGCGACGCATGCTCAACGCGCGCCCGGACAAGATCGTCTTCTTCGACGCGGAGAACGACGTGCCCTACGGCAGTGCCATGGACGTGCTGGACCTGGCGCGCGGCGGCGGCATCACCGTGGCCGTGGTGCCGGACGCGGTGGCCTCGCCCGCGGCGCCGTAA
- a CDS encoding AMP-binding protein, which translates to MNLGLIPAKWAALTPRRTALIDIPHQRRIDWASLDARVRRLAHGLRALGLRSGDRVAVLSRNGIEYQELYFAVARAGLVLLPLNWRLSPEALRTLLTDAEPALLVASDEFRHVAADLGRAVDLKRLLHYGPTADGSYEDLIAASPDSEPPWCEQVQDTDPCFILYTGGTTGMAKGVVHSHRSVAAGMLNQTVAERVVPSDVYLLTGQMFHIPVVLSMNYLAHGCPVVLMNFEARQALEVIAQERVSAFLGITTMLSWMMATPGFGAQDLSSLRNIQYGGGPMPSAIVREVAEAFPCGLIQGYGQTEGATMSFLSQEDHRDALRGHHPHRLRSCGREGFGTRIRVVDADGHEVPRDGKTPGEIVVRGEANMLGYFRRPDLTAKTFQNGWMRTGDVATWDSERYLYIVDRLKDMIISGGEKIYSVEVEEAIGRHPAVLECAVIGVPDARWGESVKAFVVLKPHHTATAEDILAVTRDHLASYQKPRSVEFVAALPKAPTGKLLKRELRAPYWAEQESP; encoded by the coding sequence ATGAACCTCGGACTCATCCCCGCCAAGTGGGCGGCGCTCACGCCCCGGCGAACCGCGCTGATCGACATTCCCCATCAACGGCGCATCGACTGGGCCAGCCTGGACGCCCGGGTGCGCCGGCTGGCCCATGGCCTGCGGGCCCTCGGCCTGCGCTCCGGGGATCGGGTGGCGGTCCTCAGCCGCAATGGCATCGAGTACCAGGAACTCTACTTCGCGGTGGCCCGCGCGGGCCTGGTGCTGTTGCCCCTCAACTGGCGGCTGTCCCCCGAGGCGCTGCGGACCCTGCTCACCGACGCCGAGCCCGCCCTGCTGGTGGCCTCGGACGAGTTCCGGCACGTCGCCGCGGACCTGGGCCGGGCCGTCGACCTGAAACGCCTGCTCCATTACGGCCCCACGGCGGATGGGAGCTACGAGGACCTCATCGCCGCGTCGCCGGATTCCGAGCCGCCCTGGTGCGAGCAGGTCCAGGACACCGACCCCTGCTTCATCCTCTACACGGGGGGCACGACCGGCATGGCCAAGGGCGTGGTGCACTCGCATCGCAGCGTGGCCGCCGGCATGCTCAACCAGACGGTGGCGGAGCGAGTCGTCCCGTCCGATGTCTATCTGCTCACCGGGCAGATGTTCCACATCCCCGTGGTGCTCTCCATGAACTACCTCGCCCACGGCTGCCCCGTGGTGCTGATGAACTTCGAGGCCCGACAGGCCTTGGAGGTCATCGCCCAGGAGCGGGTGTCGGCGTTCCTCGGCATCACCACGATGCTCAGCTGGATGATGGCGACGCCGGGGTTCGGTGCCCAGGACCTGTCGAGCCTGCGCAACATCCAGTACGGCGGCGGCCCGATGCCCAGCGCCATCGTGCGGGAGGTGGCCGAGGCCTTTCCGTGTGGGCTGATTCAAGGCTACGGCCAGACCGAGGGCGCCACCATGTCCTTCCTGTCCCAGGAAGACCATCGCGACGCGCTCCGGGGCCACCACCCGCACCGGCTGCGCTCCTGTGGCCGCGAGGGCTTCGGCACCCGGATCCGAGTCGTGGACGCGGACGGCCACGAGGTGCCCCGGGACGGCAAGACCCCGGGGGAGATCGTCGTGCGCGGCGAGGCCAACATGCTCGGCTATTTCCGGCGGCCGGACCTGACCGCGAAGACCTTCCAGAATGGCTGGATGCGGACCGGGGACGTGGCCACCTGGGACAGCGAGCGCTACCTCTACATCGTCGATCGGCTCAAGGACATGATCATCTCGGGGGGGGAGAAGATCTACAGCGTCGAGGTGGAGGAGGCGATTGGCAGACATCCCGCGGTGTTGGAGTGCGCCGTGATTGGCGTGCCCGACGCGCGGTGGGGCGAGTCGGTGAAGGCCTTCGTCGTGCTCAAACCCCACCACACGGCCACGGCGGAAGACATTCTCGCCGTCACGCGCGACCACCTGGCCTCCTATCAGAAGCCCCGCTCGGTGGAGTTCGTCGCCGCGCTGCCCAAGGCCCCCACGGGCAAGTTGCTCAAACGCGAGCTGCGCGCCCCCTACTGGGCGGAGCAGGAGTCCCCATGA
- a CDS encoding MotA/TolQ/ExbB proton channel family protein, with translation MNFNLIDIYHHMGFFARGIAYTLLAFALASLVVFFERLLFFLRTRAADRRFAARAGRLLESQQHAPFVIEAAQARASSLAKLLGGGVKAYLARKEAPQGKLGAVELTRREVERLHERVSSEVRRGMSVLASVGSVAPFVGLLGTVVGIIESFAGIAKTGSGGLGAVSAGISEALVVTALGLLVAIPAVLMFNLLSTRADALLLSLDLARREFMDHLEDVHGASVPAVRHEGARALGVERSARSEGHDVRPA, from the coding sequence GTGAACTTCAATCTGATCGACATCTACCACCACATGGGCTTCTTCGCCCGGGGCATCGCCTACACGCTGCTGGCCTTCGCGCTGGCGTCGTTGGTGGTGTTCTTCGAGCGGTTGCTCTTCTTCTTGCGCACCCGGGCGGCGGACCGCCGGTTCGCGGCGCGCGCGGGCCGGCTGCTCGAGTCGCAGCAGCACGCGCCGTTCGTCATCGAGGCGGCCCAGGCCCGGGCGAGCAGCCTGGCGAAGCTCCTGGGGGGCGGGGTGAAGGCGTACCTGGCGCGCAAGGAGGCGCCGCAGGGCAAGCTGGGCGCGGTGGAGCTCACGCGGCGCGAGGTGGAGCGACTCCACGAGCGCGTCTCGTCCGAGGTGCGCCGGGGCATGAGCGTGCTCGCGTCGGTGGGCTCGGTGGCGCCGTTCGTGGGGCTGCTCGGCACGGTGGTGGGCATCATCGAGTCCTTCGCGGGCATCGCCAAGACGGGCTCGGGAGGCCTGGGCGCGGTGTCCGCGGGCATCTCCGAGGCGCTCGTGGTCACGGCGCTGGGCCTCTTGGTGGCCATCCCCGCGGTGCTGATGTTCAACCTGCTCAGCACGCGCGCCGACGCGCTGCTCCTGTCGCTGGACCTGGCGCGCCGCGAGTTCATGGACCACCTGGAGGACGTGCACGGCGCGAGCGTGCCGGCGGTGCGCCACGAGGGCGCCCGGGCCCTGGGCGTGGAGCGCTCGGCGCGGAGCGAGGGCCACGATGTCCGCCCGGCGTAG
- a CDS encoding nuclear transport factor 2 family protein, which produces MTKEVLERHVAEPKAPDAVAFSMRESIANLVARYALAYDTRDWDTLIGCFTLDASFTLRVEGSDLVGPFQGPADILRLMRDSAAAQDDRRRHLCTNLMVEPSGPDRAIARSYLTLISIRDGHLEVLSTGTYTDEVVLYGGAWRLRTRHLELDLPSDGRRRG; this is translated from the coding sequence ATGACCAAGGAAGTCCTGGAACGACACGTCGCGGAACCCAAGGCACCTGACGCGGTTGCCTTCTCCATGCGCGAGTCCATCGCCAACCTCGTGGCGCGGTATGCGTTGGCCTACGACACCCGTGATTGGGACACGCTCATCGGGTGCTTCACCCTGGACGCCTCCTTTACCCTGCGCGTCGAGGGGTCCGACCTGGTCGGACCCTTCCAGGGCCCTGCGGACATCCTGCGGCTGATGCGGGACTCCGCCGCGGCGCAGGACGATCGCCGACGGCACCTGTGCACGAACCTGATGGTCGAGCCTTCCGGCCCCGACAGGGCCATCGCGCGCTCGTACCTGACGTTGATCTCCATCCGTGACGGGCACCTCGAGGTGCTGTCGACCGGAACCTACACCGATGAGGTGGTCCTCTACGGAGGCGCCTGGCGGTTGCGCACCCGGCACCTCGAGCTCGACCTGCCCTCGGACGGACGGCGCCGCGGATGA
- a CDS encoding ketoacyl-ACP synthase III family protein — MKTPGIFLGATGVWLPERVPIAWAVERGSLDPATAERYGILSVPIAGELPAPEMALRASRQALERGGQDPTALSLLLYVSTWYQGPHGWCPQYYVQRHTGSGQATAAEVRQGCMGLFSACELAAAHLLAAPEHEAALLTSADNYNAPMLDRWRSSPHAMLGDGGCALLLTRRTGFARLEAINARTLPQFEERHRGSAPLFPPEATLGTKVDFETTKSQWFAASDVKPRELEATMSQALLEVVGKTLREAELELSEVTRVLFVNWSEERVRQRAAVPLGLPMSRLAWDYGRTVGHIGASDQVLALDHLLLSGELNAGDSLLLLGTGPGANIACMAVRILHRPTWADAGARELKSPA, encoded by the coding sequence ATGAAGACCCCCGGCATTTTCCTGGGTGCCACGGGCGTCTGGCTTCCCGAGCGGGTTCCCATCGCGTGGGCCGTGGAGCGGGGCTCGCTGGACCCGGCCACGGCCGAGCGCTACGGCATCCTGAGCGTCCCGATCGCGGGGGAGCTGCCGGCCCCCGAGATGGCGCTCCGGGCGAGCCGACAGGCGCTCGAGCGGGGCGGTCAGGACCCCACGGCGCTGAGCCTGCTGCTGTACGTCAGCACCTGGTACCAGGGGCCTCACGGCTGGTGTCCTCAGTACTACGTCCAGCGGCACACGGGCTCCGGGCAGGCGACCGCGGCCGAGGTCCGGCAGGGCTGCATGGGCCTGTTCAGCGCCTGCGAGCTGGCCGCGGCCCACCTCCTGGCGGCGCCGGAGCACGAGGCCGCCCTGCTCACCTCGGCGGACAACTACAACGCCCCGATGCTCGACCGCTGGCGCTCCAGTCCGCACGCGATGCTGGGGGATGGGGGCTGCGCGCTGCTGCTCACCCGGCGGACGGGGTTCGCGCGCCTGGAGGCCATCAACGCGCGGACGCTGCCCCAGTTCGAGGAGCGGCACCGGGGATCGGCGCCCCTGTTCCCACCCGAGGCGACCCTCGGCACGAAGGTCGACTTCGAGACGACCAAGAGCCAGTGGTTCGCGGCCTCGGACGTGAAGCCCCGGGAGCTGGAGGCGACGATGTCCCAGGCCTTGTTGGAGGTCGTGGGCAAGACGCTCCGGGAGGCGGAGCTGGAGCTGTCCGAGGTCACCCGGGTCCTCTTCGTCAACTGGTCCGAGGAGCGGGTGCGCCAACGCGCCGCGGTTCCCTTGGGTCTGCCCATGTCCCGCCTGGCCTGGGACTACGGTCGCACCGTCGGCCATATCGGCGCGAGCGATCAAGTGCTCGCGCTCGATCACCTGCTCCTGTCGGGGGAGCTGAACGCGGGGGATTCCCTCCTGCTGCTGGGCACGGGGCCGGGTGCGAACATCGCCTGCATGGCCGTGCGCATCCTGCACCGGCCCACGTGGGCGGACGCCGGAGCGCGCGAGCTGAAATCACCCGCTTGA
- a CDS encoding TonB-dependent receptor has translation MLSLRPDSLRACLMALLLLAGPAWAQVPLSDAPGLAPTNDVLPLQTEPRAPPEATTPATEVVDEGMDEDLEASATPPPGFTGIYGQVTDAQTKETLIEATVKVVAGAQKTVLTDVDGHYRLALPPGRYDLRVFYDVYEGRRITGVIVEAGKAARLDVGLSADAGAVQEVVVEARSDRRAEGALLQERKKAATLSDAISAQEIARTPDSSASDAVKRVVSATVVDGRFVLLRGLGGRYSVTLLNGALFPSPEPDEPSVPLDLFPTTLLANLNVVKSYTADLPGTFGGGALLIETNTYPSQFEFKPRLTLSGDTMSTFQRRNTQPGSFLETLGFASPSRRLPAAVSRTERLAHSTETWNSFPNVWTPRTTTSLPNLGLGLSVGDTLRSGHQRLGYLALVNYGHRETNRVSQFSRAIRQEQALEARDPATTLQGSSGAALSGLASVGYQFNRDHELTLFSLYTRGADTHSFSSTGVNNERSEQYQGSRLQFSSRSLTFNQLRGFHRLSGLGDTELDWQANFSRVERDDPDTRDTLYADDLGTPTGRYSFPNQPNSGDRFYSELGENSTGGSASLSVPVSLVRLKVGGLTQLSFRDFLTRRFRYLRTDVPVDASLPPEQLFGPDNLGTGIRLREVTRDDDAYDAFLGIFAGFVSADVRPVEPLRLVGGVRVEQSTQRLDAGSPLEPVRSLHNTAKYLDVLPAFNAVYTLTPQVNLRAGYSYTLARPTFRELAPFLFYDFVRRRNVSGNPALKETRIHNLDARAEWFVGDNEVLAASAFYKHFRDPIERVINSNPQGSDLVFENADGARSYGVELEARASLGRLTPALSRFRAAANLTLIQSNIVLTDPRKLGLQTNSNRPMQGQSPYVINLNLGYDRPESGTEVALLYNVSGPRISEVGVQQLPDVYEVPFHRLDLTVSQKLGGRTQLKLTGSNLLDSAVTLSQGDITILTYRPGLAFSASLGWSL, from the coding sequence GTGTTGTCTCTTCGCCCTGATTCCCTCCGCGCCTGCCTGATGGCGCTGCTGCTGCTCGCCGGGCCCGCCTGGGCCCAGGTCCCCCTTTCGGACGCGCCCGGGCTCGCCCCCACGAACGACGTCCTCCCCCTCCAGACCGAGCCGCGCGCGCCGCCCGAGGCCACCACCCCCGCCACGGAGGTCGTGGACGAGGGGATGGACGAGGACCTGGAGGCGTCCGCCACGCCGCCGCCCGGCTTCACCGGCATCTACGGCCAGGTGACGGACGCGCAGACGAAGGAGACCCTCATCGAGGCCACGGTGAAGGTCGTCGCGGGCGCCCAGAAGACGGTGCTCACGGACGTGGATGGCCACTACCGGCTGGCGCTGCCGCCAGGCCGCTACGACCTGCGCGTCTTCTACGACGTCTACGAGGGCCGCCGCATCACCGGCGTCATCGTGGAGGCAGGCAAGGCCGCGCGTCTGGACGTGGGGCTGAGCGCCGACGCGGGCGCCGTGCAGGAGGTGGTGGTCGAGGCGCGCTCGGATCGCCGCGCCGAGGGCGCCCTGCTCCAGGAGCGCAAGAAGGCCGCCACGCTGTCGGACGCCATCAGCGCGCAGGAGATCGCCCGCACGCCGGACTCGAGCGCGTCGGACGCGGTCAAGCGCGTGGTGAGCGCCACGGTGGTGGACGGCCGCTTCGTGCTGCTGCGCGGCCTGGGGGGCCGCTACTCGGTGACGCTGCTCAACGGGGCGCTCTTCCCCAGCCCCGAGCCGGACGAGCCCTCGGTGCCGCTGGACCTGTTCCCCACGACGCTCCTGGCCAACCTCAACGTGGTGAAGAGCTACACGGCGGACCTGCCGGGCACCTTCGGCGGCGGCGCGCTGCTCATCGAGACCAACACCTACCCGAGCCAGTTCGAGTTCAAGCCGCGCCTGACGCTCTCCGGCGACACGATGTCCACCTTCCAGCGGCGCAACACCCAGCCGGGCTCCTTCCTGGAGACGCTGGGCTTCGCGAGCCCCAGCCGGCGCCTGCCCGCGGCCGTGTCCCGGACCGAGCGGCTGGCCCACTCGACGGAGACGTGGAACAGCTTCCCCAACGTCTGGACGCCGCGCACCACCACCTCGCTGCCCAACCTGGGCCTGGGCCTGTCGGTGGGCGACACGCTGCGCTCGGGCCACCAGCGCCTGGGCTACCTGGCCCTGGTCAACTACGGCCACCGCGAGACGAACCGCGTGTCCCAGTTCTCCCGCGCCATCCGCCAGGAGCAGGCGCTGGAGGCGCGCGACCCCGCCACCACGCTGCAGGGCAGCTCCGGCGCGGCGCTCAGCGGCCTGGCCAGTGTGGGCTACCAGTTCAACCGCGACCACGAGCTGACCCTCTTCAGCCTCTACACGCGCGGCGCGGACACGCACTCCTTCAGCTCCACGGGTGTGAACAACGAGCGCTCCGAGCAGTACCAGGGCAGCCGCCTGCAGTTCAGCTCGCGCTCCTTGACCTTCAACCAGCTGCGCGGCTTCCACCGGCTCTCGGGCCTGGGGGACACGGAGCTCGACTGGCAGGCGAACTTCAGCCGCGTGGAGCGCGACGATCCGGACACGCGCGACACCCTCTACGCGGACGACCTGGGCACCCCCACCGGCCGCTACTCCTTCCCCAACCAGCCCAACAGCGGCGACCGCTTCTATTCGGAGCTCGGCGAGAACTCCACCGGCGGCAGCGCGAGCCTCAGCGTGCCCGTGTCGCTCGTGCGGCTCAAGGTGGGCGGCCTCACCCAACTGTCCTTCCGCGACTTCCTCACGCGCCGCTTCCGCTACCTGCGCACCGACGTCCCCGTGGACGCCTCGCTGCCGCCCGAGCAGCTCTTCGGCCCGGACAATCTGGGCACGGGCATCCGCCTGCGCGAGGTGACGCGCGACGACGACGCCTACGACGCCTTCCTGGGCATCTTCGCCGGCTTCGTGTCCGCGGACGTGCGGCCCGTGGAGCCCCTGAGGCTGGTGGGCGGCGTGCGCGTGGAGCAGTCCACCCAGCGGCTCGACGCGGGCAGTCCCCTGGAGCCCGTGCGCTCCCTGCACAACACGGCGAAGTACCTGGACGTGCTGCCGGCCTTCAACGCCGTCTACACGCTCACCCCCCAGGTGAACCTGCGCGCCGGCTACAGCTACACGCTCGCGCGGCCCACCTTCCGCGAGCTCGCGCCCTTCCTCTTCTACGACTTCGTGCGCCGCCGCAACGTGTCCGGCAACCCCGCGCTCAAGGAGACGCGCATCCACAACCTCGACGCGCGCGCCGAGTGGTTCGTCGGGGACAACGAGGTGCTCGCCGCCAGCGCCTTCTACAAACACTTCCGTGACCCGATCGAGCGCGTCATCAACAGCAATCCACAAGGAAGTGACCTGGTGTTTGAAAACGCCGACGGCGCGAGAAGTTATGGAGTGGAGCTGGAAGCACGCGCCTCGCTCGGCCGCCTCACCCCGGCGCTCTCCCGCTTCCGCGCCGCCGCCAACCTCACCCTCATCCAGTCCAACATCGTCCTCACGGATCCTCGAAAGCTGGGTTTACAGACGAACAGCAACCGCCCCATGCAAGGCCAGTCTCCGTATGTCATCAACCTCAACCTCGGCTACGACCGGCCCGAGAGCGGCACCGAGGTGGCCCTGCTCTACAACGTCTCCGGCCCGCGCATCAGCGAGGTGGGCGTGCAGCAGTTGCCGGATGTCTATGAAGTGCCCTTTCACCGGTTGGACCTCACGGTGAGCCAGAAGCTGGGCGGCCGCACCCAGCTCAAGCTCACCGGCTCCAACCTGCTCGACTCCGCCGTCACCCTCTCCCAGGGCGACATCACGATCCTGACGTACCGCCCCGGACTGGCCTTCTCCGCCTCGCTCGGCTGGTCCCTCTAA
- a CDS encoding ExbD/TolR family protein, with protein sequence MSARRRGAGLVPEMNVTPLVDVVLVLLIIFMVVTPQLEAGAAVELPAALNTDKGEDNSLTPTTVSLTTQGALFLDKQEVPRAQLVETLRALHAKDSQTRVVLKADRAARYADVRSVFKTLQDIGFPGISLQVVEPAKH encoded by the coding sequence ATGTCCGCCCGGCGTAGGGGCGCGGGCCTCGTGCCCGAGATGAACGTGACGCCGCTGGTCGACGTGGTGCTGGTGCTGCTCATCATCTTCATGGTCGTCACCCCGCAGCTGGAGGCGGGCGCCGCCGTGGAGCTGCCCGCCGCGCTGAACACCGACAAGGGCGAGGACAACTCCCTCACCCCCACCACCGTGAGCCTCACGACCCAGGGCGCGCTGTTCCTCGACAAGCAGGAAGTCCCCCGCGCCCAGCTCGTGGAGACGCTGCGCGCCCTGCACGCCAAGGACAGTCAGACGCGCGTGGTGCTCAAGGCGGACCGGGCCGCGCGCTACGCCGACGTGCGGAGCGTCTTCAAGACGCTGCAGGACATCGGCTTTCCCGGCATCTCGTTGCAGGTCGTCGAACCCGCGAAGCACTAG
- a CDS encoding AHH domain-containing protein produces MRVGVAVFLLLLASSCAARRVVRLDTGQGPPLTYTPVESAPVRVDEDAFTSAVVELVLGLRWELGLARPGRDERLSLLAGGLVDGVRSPSVRASPDRCSRRLSPEVCLGLLSRRGVWMPMGRQGLALAFAFDMVWTGVGAAVGELADPEALRALVVSLVGTTLVMLVAPEPITKLIAIGLMASLIAYLGTGPVWNLGQGFLRLRTEAQRAGSMGALEDAGHRFGRVLGENGARVVVLVALTALGGKSALAAQGPRLPGFALAAARARTEAGLELSGALAGEVRALALPAAGVLNVVLAPTAVAAVAMGQGSAIQGDPEGDLHHICTDKNEVSESSGGPWTPQFEKLFAQAGMNLGDSANMVRIRGHRGPHPAEYHHEILRRLVGSMKGCRGAGQCRAALVEALAEIARELTTTGTRLRKLITRNPEG; encoded by the coding sequence ATGCGCGTTGGGGTGGCCGTGTTCCTGCTACTGCTGGCGTCCAGCTGCGCGGCCCGGCGGGTGGTGCGGTTGGACACGGGCCAGGGCCCTCCCCTCACCTACACTCCGGTGGAGTCCGCGCCCGTCCGGGTGGATGAGGACGCGTTCACATCCGCGGTCGTCGAACTCGTGCTCGGTCTGCGATGGGAGCTCGGCCTCGCGCGCCCCGGGCGGGACGAGCGCCTGTCCCTGCTCGCGGGAGGGCTCGTCGACGGCGTGCGGAGCCCATCCGTGCGCGCCTCTCCAGACAGGTGTTCGAGACGGCTTTCTCCGGAGGTGTGTCTGGGCTTGTTGTCGCGCCGGGGCGTGTGGATGCCCATGGGCCGACAGGGGCTGGCGCTCGCGTTCGCTTTCGACATGGTGTGGACGGGCGTCGGCGCGGCGGTGGGGGAGTTGGCGGACCCGGAGGCGCTGCGGGCCCTGGTGGTGTCCCTGGTGGGCACCACGCTCGTCATGCTGGTGGCGCCCGAGCCCATCACCAAGCTCATCGCGATTGGCTTGATGGCCTCGCTCATCGCCTACCTGGGGACGGGGCCGGTGTGGAACCTGGGCCAGGGCTTCCTGCGACTGCGGACGGAAGCCCAGCGGGCCGGGAGCATGGGCGCGCTGGAGGATGCCGGGCACCGCTTCGGACGGGTGCTTGGCGAGAATGGCGCGCGGGTGGTGGTGCTCGTGGCGCTGACGGCACTCGGGGGCAAGAGCGCCTTGGCGGCCCAGGGGCCTCGTCTGCCAGGCTTCGCCCTGGCGGCCGCGCGGGCTCGGACCGAGGCGGGCCTGGAGTTATCAGGCGCCCTGGCGGGAGAGGTGCGCGCGCTCGCCCTGCCAGCGGCGGGAGTGTTGAACGTGGTGCTCGCGCCCACGGCCGTCGCGGCGGTGGCGATGGGCCAGGGCAGCGCCATTCAGGGGGACCCCGAGGGGGACCTCCACCACATCTGCACGGACAAGAACGAGGTGTCGGAGTCCTCGGGGGGGCCGTGGACGCCGCAGTTCGAGAAGCTCTTCGCGCAGGCCGGAATGAACTTGGGTGACAGCGCGAACATGGTACGCATCCGCGGGCACAGAGGCCCTCATCCCGCCGAGTACCATCACGAAATCTTGAGGAGGCTCGTCGGCTCGATGAAGGGGTGTCGGGGGGCAGGCCAGTGCCGGGCCGCATTGGTCGAAGCACTGGCGGAGATCGCACGTGAACTCACGACGACCGGAACACGGCTTCGAAAGTTGATCACCCGGAACCCAGAGGGATGA
- a CDS encoding imm11 family protein, which translates to MASQFFDLSMDVYVPGRWSLAEPRRLDGQPIEDIWQFIEGREVEDPGPLYVPLFQAGRPLDLEFAGAGQAPVVSERVAKVFLDMAPHDVQLFPVEVEGQPGSYFLLNVTRTVRCIDDAACEEVRLWTSGDGRPDRVGEYRVVAGLRIDPSKVNTARVFRLWGWTVPLIVEASIKDALARTGIVGGRFDAV; encoded by the coding sequence ATGGCGAGTCAATTCTTTGATCTGAGCATGGATGTCTATGTGCCAGGGCGCTGGTCCCTCGCTGAGCCAAGGCGCCTCGATGGACAGCCCATCGAAGACATCTGGCAGTTCATCGAGGGTCGGGAGGTCGAGGACCCGGGTCCCCTGTATGTTCCGCTCTTCCAGGCGGGTCGGCCTCTCGACCTTGAGTTCGCCGGGGCGGGACAGGCGCCGGTCGTGAGCGAGCGCGTGGCGAAGGTGTTCCTCGACATGGCGCCCCATGACGTTCAACTCTTTCCGGTGGAGGTCGAGGGACAGCCCGGTTCCTACTTCCTGCTGAACGTGACGCGGACGGTGCGATGCATCGACGACGCGGCTTGTGAGGAGGTGCGGCTCTGGACTTCTGGAGATGGGCGTCCCGATAGGGTCGGCGAGTATCGCGTGGTCGCCGGATTGCGCATCGACCCATCGAAGGTGAACACCGCCCGTGTGTTCCGTCTGTGGGGGTGGACCGTTCCTCTCATCGTGGAAGCCTCCATCAAGGACGCGTTGGCGCGTACCGGCATCGTGGGCGGGCGCTTCGACGCGGTCTGA
- a CDS encoding energy transducer TonB, which produces MFETYDSATDTQSARRFALSTLAALGVSALLGVGAVTLGQQVRQVIREKKVDVVFRPPPPPVVAEVKPPPPPPPPPKPKAKPPPPPTVAAPAALVAPQEIPVEKPPETDAANAVAAAPVAVGGTGALVAGAIVTGLNSAGVVGGTGTPRAAPINLPESATPPRELDSNVAPEFPADMRSRGLEGLVILKIVVDDEGRVGAVKVMRGEEPFVGAAVAAVKSWRYAPALVAGQPTAVYRIVKIPFRLT; this is translated from the coding sequence ATGTTCGAGACCTACGACAGCGCCACCGACACCCAGTCCGCCCGGCGCTTCGCGCTCTCCACCCTCGCCGCCCTGGGCGTGAGCGCCCTCCTGGGCGTGGGCGCGGTGACGCTGGGGCAGCAGGTGCGGCAGGTCATCCGCGAGAAGAAGGTGGACGTGGTGTTCCGCCCGCCCCCGCCGCCCGTGGTGGCCGAGGTGAAGCCGCCGCCCCCGCCTCCGCCGCCCCCCAAGCCCAAGGCGAAGCCGCCCCCGCCGCCCACCGTGGCCGCCCCCGCCGCCCTGGTGGCGCCCCAGGAAATCCCCGTGGAGAAGCCGCCCGAGACGGACGCCGCCAACGCCGTGGCCGCCGCGCCCGTGGCCGTGGGGGGCACGGGCGCGCTCGTGGCGGGTGCCATTGTCACGGGCCTGAACAGCGCGGGGGTGGTGGGGGGCACGGGCACGCCGCGCGCCGCGCCCATCAACCTGCCCGAGAGCGCCACGCCGCCCCGGGAGCTGGACTCGAACGTGGCGCCCGAGTTCCCCGCCGACATGCGCTCGCGGGGCCTGGAGGGGCTCGTCATCCTGAAGATCGTCGTGGACGACGAGGGCCGCGTGGGCGCCGTCAAGGTGATGCGCGGCGAGGAGCCCTTCGTGGGCGCCGCCGTGGCCGCCGTGAAGTCCTGGCGCTACGCCCCCGCGCTCGTCGCCGGGCAGCCCACCGCCGTCTACCGCATCGTGAAGATTCCCTTCCGCCTCACGTAG